A DNA window from Haloactinospora alba contains the following coding sequences:
- a CDS encoding TIGR03960 family B12-binding radical SAM protein, whose translation MPVESVYPRLEELLPEVQKPVQYVGGELNSVVRDWDEAQVRWALMYPDAYEVGVPNQGVQILYEVLNERTGVLAERTYAVWSDMEGLMREHGIPQFTVDAHRPVGAFDILGISFASEMGYTNTLTALDLAGIPLHSAERDGSHPLVVGGGHAMFNPEPLADFLDAVVLGDGEQIALAMTEIVREWKQEGEPDGREGLLLRLASTGGVYVPRFYDVTYLEDGRIAGYTPNRPGVPRTVQKHTVMDLDQWPYPKNPLVPIAESVHERYSVEIFRGCTRGCRFCQAGMITRPVRERSKETVTRMVEQGVASSGFQEVGLLSLSSADHSEIGDMTKGLADRYEGTNTGLSLPSTRVDAFNVDLANELTRNGRRSGLTFAPEGGSERMRKLINKMVTEQDLIRTVTDAYASGWRQVKLYFMCGLPTERDEDVLAIADLATEVIRVGRETTGRKDIRCTVSIGGFVPKPQTPFQWAGQTPHEEVDSRLHKLKETLRGDRRYAKAVGLRYHEGRPSIIEGLLSRGDRRVGRVIERVWRNGARFDGWSEHFSYERWRDCAAAEFAEEPVDMDWFTVRERDREEVLPWDHLDAGLDREWLWQDWQDSLHGQDAVEVDDCRWSPCYDCGVCPTMGTEIQIGPSDPSRSLPLTVL comes from the coding sequence ATGCCCGTTGAATCCGTGTACCCACGGTTGGAGGAGCTGCTGCCCGAGGTGCAGAAGCCAGTCCAGTACGTGGGAGGCGAACTCAACTCCGTCGTCCGGGACTGGGACGAGGCACAGGTCCGCTGGGCCCTGATGTACCCGGACGCCTACGAGGTCGGCGTCCCCAACCAGGGCGTGCAGATCCTGTACGAGGTGCTGAACGAGCGCACCGGTGTGCTGGCGGAACGGACCTACGCGGTGTGGTCGGACATGGAGGGGCTCATGCGTGAGCACGGGATCCCCCAGTTCACCGTGGACGCGCACCGGCCGGTGGGCGCCTTCGACATACTCGGCATCAGTTTCGCCAGTGAGATGGGCTACACCAACACACTCACCGCGTTGGACCTGGCCGGGATCCCGCTGCACAGCGCCGAGCGCGACGGGAGCCACCCACTGGTGGTGGGAGGCGGCCACGCCATGTTCAACCCGGAGCCCCTCGCCGACTTCCTGGACGCGGTCGTCCTCGGCGACGGTGAACAGATCGCGTTGGCCATGACCGAGATCGTCCGGGAGTGGAAGCAGGAGGGAGAACCGGACGGCAGGGAGGGGCTGCTGCTGCGTCTGGCCAGTACCGGCGGCGTGTACGTGCCCCGCTTCTACGACGTCACCTACCTGGAGGACGGGCGCATCGCCGGGTACACCCCCAACCGTCCGGGTGTGCCGCGGACCGTGCAGAAGCACACGGTGATGGACCTGGACCAGTGGCCGTACCCGAAGAACCCGCTGGTGCCGATCGCCGAGTCGGTGCACGAGCGCTACAGCGTGGAGATCTTTCGCGGTTGCACGCGCGGGTGCCGCTTCTGCCAGGCGGGGATGATCACCCGTCCGGTCCGGGAACGGAGCAAGGAGACCGTGACCCGCATGGTGGAACAGGGGGTGGCCTCCTCGGGGTTCCAGGAGGTCGGGCTGCTGTCCCTCTCCAGCGCGGACCACAGCGAGATCGGTGATATGACGAAGGGGCTCGCTGACCGCTACGAGGGCACCAACACCGGCCTTTCCCTGCCCTCCACCCGGGTGGACGCCTTCAACGTCGACCTGGCCAACGAGCTCACCAGGAACGGGCGCAGGTCCGGGCTGACGTTCGCTCCCGAGGGGGGAAGCGAGCGGATGCGCAAACTGATCAACAAGATGGTCACCGAGCAGGACCTCATCCGTACCGTCACCGACGCGTACGCGTCCGGGTGGCGCCAGGTCAAGCTCTACTTCATGTGCGGGCTGCCCACGGAGAGGGACGAGGACGTCCTGGCCATCGCCGACCTCGCCACCGAGGTCATCCGGGTGGGACGCGAGACCACCGGCCGGAAGGACATCCGCTGCACCGTCTCCATCGGCGGTTTCGTCCCCAAGCCGCAGACCCCGTTCCAGTGGGCCGGACAGACCCCCCACGAGGAGGTTGACTCCCGGCTGCACAAGCTCAAGGAGACGCTGCGCGGCGACCGCCGCTACGCCAAGGCGGTGGGACTGCGCTACCACGAGGGGCGCCCCTCCATCATCGAGGGGCTGCTCTCCCGCGGCGACCGCCGTGTCGGCCGGGTGATCGAACGCGTGTGGCGGAACGGTGCCCGCTTCGACGGTTGGAGCGAACACTTCTCCTACGAACGGTGGCGGGACTGCGCCGCGGCCGAGTTCGCCGAGGAACCGGTGGACATGGACTGGTTCACGGTTCGGGAGCGCGACCGGGAGGAGGTGCTGCCGTGGGACCATCTCGACGCGGGGCTGGACCGGGAGTGGCTCTGGCAGGACTGGCAGGACTCGCTGCATGGCCAGGACGCGGTGGAGGTGGACGACTGCCGCTGGAGTCCCTGCTACGACTGCGGAGTGTGCCCGACCATGGGGACGGAGATCCAGATCGGCCCGTCGGACCCTTCCAGGTCGCTGCCGCTGACGGTGCTGTGA
- the mreD gene encoding rod shape-determining protein MreD, whose amino-acid sequence MNRLVAALLVAGAVVLQVAVVNRLPLPWGVPPDVVVLVLTAVALGTTPVTGALSGFAAGLAVDVLPPADHELGRYALLLSVAGYAVGSLRQSRNRGAAWPFIVAAGTVFGVALGWVLISVLVGDPRATLSSAVVTVALTTGTTMLVSPLVLLPALKLRNHFTTDDVLNVAVSPRVGGIRG is encoded by the coding sequence TTGAATCGGTTGGTTGCCGCCCTCCTCGTCGCGGGAGCGGTGGTACTGCAGGTGGCGGTGGTGAACCGCCTGCCACTGCCGTGGGGCGTGCCGCCGGATGTGGTGGTGCTCGTACTGACGGCGGTCGCCTTGGGAACGACACCGGTGACGGGGGCTCTCAGCGGGTTCGCCGCGGGACTGGCGGTGGACGTTCTGCCGCCGGCCGACCACGAGCTCGGACGCTACGCGCTGCTGCTGTCGGTGGCAGGGTACGCGGTGGGGTCGCTGCGCCAGTCCCGGAACCGGGGAGCGGCATGGCCCTTCATCGTGGCCGCCGGCACGGTGTTCGGGGTAGCGCTCGGCTGGGTTCTCATCTCGGTGCTGGTGGGTGACCCCAGAGCGACCCTCTCCTCGGCCGTTGTCACCGTCGCGCTTACCACGGGAACGACGATGCTGGTGAGTCCGCTCGTGCTGCTTCCGGCGCTGAAGCTCCGGAACCACTTCACCACCGATGACGTGCTGAACGTGGCCGTCTCCCCGCGCGTTGGGGGGATACGGGGATGA
- a CDS encoding ribonuclease E/G, with product MLDNEPNSGADDTVGTTETPESGRTTTSAPPQDTEVKVDLPGELSGAVRPPGPPPDPAPIDTGGAGPMTTLAGTGVPEVTVNSGGGDQREEESRPARASSPSVAPVTPEEPREEPDGGTHTRAAGAESSTTFQPPMVVFQPPTAGGTGNSTSGNGDSGTQEAEVSEDDTAEDGSDESVSTEESGEERPSRRRRRRGGRGRGRARSTAESTESVQGDEENPAGESDSEAGASDAQHREQDSSPVGSADQAESGDAAQGAESEETSASGRRRRRRRRRSASDNSDSSDNSAAEPQDDPPNTVVRVREPRAEKPAQEEVQAVKGSTRLEAKKQRRREGREQGRRRAPIITESEFLARREMVKRDLVIRRSGERTQIAVLEDDVLVEHYVDRAAHKTYVGNVYLGRVQNVLPSMEAAFVDIGKGRNAVLYAGEVNWDAIGMEGQPRRIESALKSGQSVLVQVTKDPMGHKGARLTSQVSLPGRYLVYVPDGTMTGISRKLPDKERQRLKQILKKVMPENAGVIVRTAAEGASEEELERDISRLANQWNSITRKSKSSTAPSLLSSEPDLTVRVVRDVFNEDFSSLVVSGEEAWNTVEEYVDYVAPHLSERLSRWEGDRDIFEAYRVEEQISKALERKVWLPSGGSLVFDRTEAMTVVDVNTGKFTGQGGNLEETVTKNNLEAAEEIVRQLRLRDIGGIIVIDFIDMVLESNRELVLRRMLECLSRDRTKHQVAEVTSLGLVQMTRKRVGQGLLEAFSHTCEHCNGRGLTFSAEPAAQSKGQGNGSGRKKKGKAGSDKADQQDAREEESSSRNDAEETPGEADPSAVETEKTQKSSAKGNSRKGKKSDSGAGSDGSAAKQASAKRSSRKSKKNTDGQDTGSGGSENTGEGTSTGDDAEASAADGETGEASGGSDRSRRRRTRRSKNTNASSDPTVVEAG from the coding sequence ATGCTCGACAACGAGCCCAACAGCGGTGCTGACGACACCGTGGGTACAACTGAAACACCAGAGTCAGGCCGGACCACGACATCCGCGCCACCACAGGACACCGAGGTCAAGGTGGACCTGCCGGGTGAACTCAGCGGAGCCGTGCGTCCTCCCGGTCCGCCTCCGGATCCGGCACCGATCGACACCGGTGGTGCCGGGCCGATGACGACTCTCGCCGGGACAGGCGTCCCGGAAGTGACCGTCAACTCGGGAGGGGGCGACCAGAGGGAGGAGGAGTCCCGGCCAGCGCGCGCCAGTAGCCCGTCCGTGGCTCCCGTTACCCCGGAAGAGCCGCGGGAGGAACCCGACGGTGGCACGCACACGCGCGCGGCCGGAGCCGAGTCCTCCACCACCTTCCAACCACCGATGGTGGTGTTCCAGCCCCCGACTGCCGGGGGGACAGGCAATTCCACCAGCGGTAACGGGGACTCCGGCACCCAGGAAGCGGAGGTCTCCGAGGACGACACCGCGGAGGACGGGAGCGACGAGAGCGTCTCGACCGAGGAGAGCGGGGAGGAACGCCCCTCGCGGCGCCGGCGCCGGCGCGGCGGCCGTGGTCGCGGGAGGGCACGCTCGACCGCGGAGTCGACCGAGTCGGTCCAGGGCGACGAGGAGAACCCCGCTGGAGAGTCCGACTCCGAGGCTGGGGCGAGCGACGCCCAGCACCGGGAGCAGGACTCCTCTCCGGTCGGGAGCGCGGACCAGGCGGAGTCCGGGGACGCCGCGCAGGGGGCGGAGTCCGAGGAGACGTCCGCCAGCGGGAGGCGTCGCCGGCGTCGGAGGCGCCGTTCCGCGAGTGACAACAGCGACAGCAGTGACAACAGCGCAGCCGAGCCCCAGGACGACCCTCCCAACACGGTGGTCCGGGTGCGGGAGCCCCGCGCTGAGAAACCCGCCCAGGAAGAGGTCCAGGCGGTCAAGGGGTCGACCCGACTGGAGGCGAAGAAGCAGCGTCGCCGCGAGGGGCGGGAACAGGGCCGCCGCCGGGCCCCCATCATCACCGAGTCGGAGTTCCTGGCCCGCCGTGAGATGGTCAAGCGCGACCTGGTCATCCGGCGTTCGGGGGAGCGGACCCAGATCGCCGTGCTGGAGGACGACGTCCTGGTCGAGCACTACGTTGACCGTGCGGCGCACAAGACCTATGTCGGCAACGTCTATCTGGGGCGGGTGCAGAACGTCCTCCCCTCGATGGAGGCGGCCTTCGTCGACATCGGCAAGGGCCGCAACGCGGTGCTCTACGCCGGTGAGGTGAACTGGGACGCCATCGGCATGGAGGGCCAACCGCGGCGGATCGAGTCCGCCCTGAAGTCGGGCCAGTCGGTACTGGTGCAGGTGACCAAGGACCCGATGGGGCACAAGGGCGCGCGGTTGACCAGTCAGGTGAGTCTTCCCGGCCGTTACCTGGTGTACGTCCCCGACGGGACGATGACCGGGATCAGCCGTAAGCTCCCGGACAAGGAGCGGCAGCGGCTCAAGCAGATCCTGAAGAAGGTGATGCCGGAGAACGCCGGCGTCATCGTGCGTACCGCCGCGGAGGGCGCCAGCGAGGAGGAGCTGGAGCGCGACATATCGCGGCTGGCCAACCAGTGGAACTCGATCACCCGCAAGTCGAAGTCCTCCACGGCACCGTCCCTGCTCAGCAGCGAACCGGACCTCACGGTCCGGGTGGTCCGTGACGTGTTCAACGAGGACTTCTCGAGCCTCGTCGTCTCGGGCGAGGAGGCGTGGAACACCGTCGAGGAGTACGTCGACTACGTCGCCCCGCACCTGTCCGAGCGGCTGTCCCGCTGGGAGGGGGACCGGGACATCTTCGAGGCCTACCGGGTCGAGGAGCAGATCAGCAAGGCGCTGGAGCGCAAGGTGTGGCTGCCCAGCGGGGGATCGCTGGTCTTCGACCGCACCGAGGCGATGACGGTCGTCGACGTGAACACGGGGAAGTTCACCGGCCAGGGGGGTAACCTCGAGGAGACGGTGACCAAGAACAACCTGGAAGCGGCCGAGGAGATCGTGCGCCAGCTCCGGTTGCGCGACATCGGCGGCATCATCGTGATCGATTTCATCGACATGGTGCTGGAAAGCAACCGGGAACTGGTGTTGCGGCGGATGCTGGAGTGCCTCTCCCGGGACCGCACCAAGCACCAGGTGGCCGAGGTCACCTCCCTGGGACTGGTGCAGATGACGCGTAAGCGGGTTGGCCAGGGGCTGCTCGAAGCTTTCTCGCACACGTGCGAGCATTGCAACGGACGCGGTCTCACGTTCTCGGCCGAACCCGCCGCTCAGAGCAAGGGCCAGGGCAACGGCAGCGGCCGGAAGAAGAAGGGCAAGGCCGGCTCGGACAAGGCGGACCAGCAGGACGCCAGAGAGGAGGAGTCCTCCTCCCGCAACGATGCGGAGGAGACGCCTGGCGAAGCCGATCCCTCGGCGGTGGAGACGGAGAAGACGCAGAAGAGCTCCGCCAAGGGGAACTCGCGCAAGGGCAAGAAGAGTGACTCCGGTGCGGGGTCCGACGGTTCGGCCGCGAAACAGGCGTCCGCGAAGCGGAGTTCGCGCAAGAGCAAAAAGAACACTGACGGGCAGGACACCGGCTCCGGCGGCAGCGAGAACACCGGGGAGGGCACCTCCACCGGTGATGACGCCGAAGCGTCCGCGGCCGACGGGGAGACCGGTGAGGCCTCCGGAGGCTCCGACCGGTCCCGCCGGCGGCGCACACGGCGCTCCAAGAACACCAACGCGTCATCCGACCCGACGGTGGTGGAAGCGGGCTGA
- the rodA gene encoding rod shape-determining protein RodA, translating to MASQLTSRASRWWPRTVGRLATALPPGRVDWTLLAAVAALSGIGMLLVYAATYNPGDAQGAWNFLERHALHLVCGAVACVVAAALDYRIPRAYAPVVFVVAALGLVLVLTPLGEVINGSRSWIVVAGVQMQPAELAKIALVVAIAMLLGEPRDGETAPTSRDVLFSLAALAAPLGLVLAQPDLGTAIVLGAIYLGMLTMSGAPVRWIVGLLGCGVLSVAAVWWFGLLESYQVARFTSFMDPQADPRGTGYNATQAMISVGSGGLNGTGYLQGEQTSGRFVPEQHTDFIFTVAGEEFGFIGSATIIVLFALVVWRVLRIAANCQQPYARLVCVGIAVWLFTQVFINVGMTLGIMPITGLPLPFVSYGGTATVSQLLAVGLVLGINARHRGFE from the coding sequence ATGGCGTCCCAGCTCACCTCGCGAGCATCCCGCTGGTGGCCTCGCACCGTGGGGCGGCTCGCTACGGCCCTGCCACCGGGACGGGTCGACTGGACGCTTCTCGCCGCCGTGGCGGCGCTGTCCGGGATCGGGATGCTGCTGGTCTACGCGGCCACGTACAACCCCGGTGACGCGCAGGGAGCGTGGAACTTCCTGGAACGCCACGCGCTGCACCTCGTGTGCGGGGCCGTCGCCTGCGTGGTGGCCGCTGCCCTCGACTACCGGATCCCGCGGGCGTACGCGCCGGTGGTATTCGTCGTCGCCGCCCTCGGCCTGGTGCTGGTGCTGACCCCCCTCGGCGAGGTCATCAACGGGTCACGTTCCTGGATCGTCGTCGCCGGGGTGCAGATGCAGCCGGCGGAACTCGCCAAGATCGCGCTCGTCGTCGCGATCGCGATGCTGTTGGGCGAACCCCGGGACGGGGAGACCGCGCCCACCAGCCGCGACGTGCTGTTCAGTCTGGCGGCGCTGGCCGCCCCCCTGGGGCTGGTCCTCGCGCAACCCGACCTCGGCACGGCGATAGTGCTGGGCGCCATCTACCTGGGAATGCTGACGATGTCGGGAGCACCCGTCCGCTGGATCGTGGGTCTCCTGGGGTGCGGAGTGCTCTCCGTGGCGGCCGTGTGGTGGTTCGGGCTGTTGGAGAGCTACCAGGTCGCTCGTTTCACGAGCTTCATGGATCCCCAGGCCGACCCGCGGGGCACCGGTTACAACGCCACCCAGGCGATGATCTCCGTGGGGTCGGGGGGTCTCAACGGCACGGGGTACCTGCAGGGAGAGCAGACCAGCGGGCGTTTCGTTCCCGAGCAGCACACCGACTTCATCTTCACCGTCGCCGGCGAGGAGTTCGGTTTCATCGGGAGCGCGACCATCATCGTCCTGTTCGCCCTGGTCGTGTGGCGGGTGCTGCGGATAGCGGCGAACTGCCAGCAGCCCTACGCGCGGCTTGTCTGCGTGGGAATCGCCGTGTGGCTGTTCACCCAGGTGTTCATCAACGTCGGAATGACGCTGGGCATCATGCCCATCACGGGTCTGCCGCTGCCGTTCGTGTCCTACGGGGGGACGGCGACCGTGTCCCAACTGCTCGCGGTGGGTCTGGTGCTGGGTATCAACGCGCGCCACCGTGGTTTCGAGTGA
- the mreC gene encoding rod shape-determining protein MreC, which produces MRGGASRRRLVLGVLLAVSVALLVLDSREGNDPVTSGARAAGDMAFHPISAGVSAVAAPIDDSYRALRAAPAASERIDELERENKKLRSRLEARDRDDEQAGELDELLRLSGMGGYEIVPAHTVTRMSSSGEAEVVTLDVGKRDGVRADMTVVNGDGLVGRVSRAQAHTSTVMLVTDGSSAVGARMEDSSEIGAIDGQARAVDGSGALTFTLMDTKARMHEGDRIVTLGSHENRPYVPGVPIGTIAEVEETSDALQRTARVAPAADLSTLDVVGVVVAGPEEDPRDSVLPPDPRDEDEADAARHPTGETGGGEH; this is translated from the coding sequence ATGCGGGGTGGCGCCTCCCGTCGGCGACTCGTCCTCGGGGTCCTGCTCGCGGTTTCCGTCGCTTTGCTGGTGCTCGACTCCCGCGAGGGGAACGACCCGGTCACCAGCGGTGCCCGTGCCGCCGGTGACATGGCTTTCCACCCAATCTCCGCGGGGGTTTCCGCTGTCGCGGCGCCGATCGACGACTCCTACCGGGCGTTGCGGGCGGCACCGGCGGCCAGCGAGCGGATCGACGAACTCGAACGGGAGAACAAGAAGCTGCGTTCCCGGCTCGAGGCGCGCGACCGTGACGACGAGCAGGCCGGAGAACTGGACGAGCTGCTGCGCCTCTCGGGCATGGGAGGTTACGAGATCGTACCCGCCCACACGGTGACCCGGATGTCCTCGTCGGGGGAGGCCGAGGTGGTCACCCTCGACGTCGGGAAACGCGACGGTGTGCGTGCGGACATGACGGTCGTCAACGGCGACGGCCTGGTGGGGCGGGTGAGCCGGGCGCAGGCGCACACGTCGACCGTGATGCTCGTGACGGACGGATCCTCGGCCGTGGGAGCCCGGATGGAGGACTCCTCCGAGATCGGGGCGATCGACGGTCAGGCGCGCGCGGTCGACGGGTCCGGCGCGCTGACCTTCACGCTGATGGACACCAAGGCGCGTATGCACGAGGGGGACCGGATAGTGACCCTGGGGTCCCACGAGAACAGACCCTACGTTCCGGGGGTTCCCATCGGGACGATAGCCGAGGTCGAGGAGACCTCGGACGCGCTGCAGCGCACCGCTCGGGTCGCTCCCGCAGCGGACCTGAGCACCCTCGACGTGGTGGGGGTCGTCGTCGCGGGCCCGGAGGAGGACCCGCGGGACTCGGTGCTGCCTCCCGACCCCCGGGACGAGGACGAGGCCGACGCCGCGCGGCACCCGACGGGCGAGACCGGAGGTGGGGAGCATTGA
- the mrdA gene encoding penicillin-binding protein 2: MRLSLGNQPDGTARNVPGRALLVLAQVVVLVLFAALLARLWYLQIPMNEHYQQRALATHSEEVVIPATRGKIVDSSGRALVRNRTELVVMADYHALQRQEDGGERVLRRVADLIGEPYQEVRQRSRLCGPEVSQPCWPGSPYQPIILAEDVEPREALQIRERQEDFPGVTAQQHAIRDYPGGKDAAQTLGYLQPVTQEELEERDELRTRFSGVDRVGRGGLEAAYDQQLRGTSGVERLTVDNHGKVTGKLKEERPDPGKHLVTSIDRKVQAITEKALSNGIERSRSDGNPADSGAAVVLDATNGRVIALASKPSYDPELWKGGIDAEAYEELLSDNAKDPLTSRAVQGQYPPASTFKVNSLAAAAENGVPLDRSFGCPSAITVGGRSFQNYEGSSHGTLSLHEAIVVSCNTVFYQIAHDMWRSDGGTTPDDNPTDAMSTMAHDFGFGKPTGVDLPHESSGRVPDREWKRERWEANREEVCEHAEKGYPEVREEDPQQASYLKRVAKEQCAAGYKWRAGDAVNFSIGQGDVLVTPLQLARAYAAIGNGGTLYEPRVGKALVSPGGEQTRRIEPEKAGELPLSEETLEYIQGALKDVPKEGTARGTFGDFPQGKVSISGKTGTATGRNKEESAWFASYAPSDDPRFAVVALISQGGTGGTNAAPVAREIYDGIYGFGAPDGSEGDEDDGGGGGEPALPDGEPPEKLPDVEAGSPAASESD; encoded by the coding sequence ATGAGACTGAGCCTGGGGAACCAACCGGACGGAACTGCGCGGAACGTGCCCGGCAGAGCGTTGCTGGTGCTGGCGCAGGTCGTGGTGCTCGTGCTGTTCGCCGCCCTCCTCGCGCGGCTGTGGTACCTGCAGATCCCGATGAACGAGCACTACCAGCAGCGCGCCCTGGCCACGCACAGCGAGGAGGTGGTCATTCCCGCCACCCGGGGGAAGATCGTGGACTCCTCCGGGCGGGCGCTCGTGCGCAACCGCACGGAACTCGTGGTGATGGCCGACTACCACGCGCTGCAGCGCCAGGAGGACGGGGGCGAGCGGGTACTGCGCAGGGTGGCCGACCTCATCGGCGAGCCCTACCAGGAGGTCCGCCAGCGCTCCCGGTTGTGCGGGCCCGAGGTGAGCCAGCCGTGCTGGCCCGGATCCCCTTACCAGCCCATCATCCTGGCGGAGGACGTCGAGCCCAGGGAGGCGCTGCAGATCCGGGAGCGCCAGGAGGACTTCCCCGGGGTCACGGCGCAGCAGCACGCCATCCGCGACTACCCCGGCGGTAAGGACGCCGCCCAGACCCTGGGCTATCTGCAACCCGTCACCCAGGAGGAACTGGAGGAACGTGACGAGCTGCGTACTCGGTTCAGCGGGGTGGACCGGGTCGGCCGAGGGGGACTGGAGGCCGCCTACGACCAGCAGCTACGCGGGACCTCCGGGGTGGAGCGCCTCACGGTCGACAACCACGGCAAGGTCACGGGCAAGCTCAAGGAGGAACGGCCCGATCCGGGCAAGCACCTGGTGACCAGCATCGACAGGAAGGTGCAGGCCATCACGGAGAAGGCGCTGAGCAACGGGATCGAGCGGTCCCGCTCCGACGGGAACCCGGCCGACTCCGGTGCCGCCGTCGTGCTGGACGCCACGAACGGTCGGGTGATCGCACTCGCCAGCAAACCCAGCTACGACCCCGAGCTCTGGAAGGGCGGTATCGACGCGGAGGCCTACGAGGAACTTCTCAGCGACAACGCCAAGGACCCGCTGACCTCACGTGCCGTCCAGGGCCAGTACCCCCCGGCGTCGACGTTCAAGGTGAACTCGCTCGCGGCGGCGGCGGAGAACGGTGTCCCGCTGGACCGCAGCTTCGGGTGCCCCAGCGCGATCACCGTGGGAGGCCGCTCCTTCCAGAACTACGAGGGCAGCTCACACGGCACGTTGAGCCTGCACGAGGCGATCGTGGTCTCCTGCAACACCGTATTCTACCAGATCGCCCACGACATGTGGCGCTCGGACGGGGGAACCACACCCGACGACAATCCCACGGACGCGATGAGCACCATGGCCCACGACTTCGGGTTCGGTAAACCCACGGGGGTCGACCTGCCCCACGAGAGCTCCGGACGCGTCCCCGACCGCGAGTGGAAGCGGGAACGCTGGGAGGCCAACCGGGAGGAGGTCTGCGAGCACGCCGAGAAGGGCTACCCCGAGGTGCGCGAGGAGGACCCGCAGCAGGCGTCGTACCTGAAACGGGTCGCCAAGGAGCAGTGCGCCGCCGGGTACAAGTGGCGGGCCGGGGACGCGGTCAACTTCTCCATCGGCCAGGGGGACGTACTGGTCACGCCGTTGCAGCTCGCACGCGCCTACGCGGCGATCGGCAACGGGGGAACACTGTACGAGCCGCGCGTCGGAAAGGCCCTCGTCTCTCCCGGCGGGGAACAGACCAGGAGGATCGAGCCCGAGAAGGCGGGTGAACTGCCGCTCTCGGAGGAGACCCTCGAGTACATCCAGGGTGCCCTGAAGGATGTTCCCAAGGAGGGAACCGCGCGGGGGACCTTCGGTGACTTCCCCCAGGGCAAGGTTTCGATCTCCGGGAAGACCGGGACCGCGACCGGGAGGAACAAGGAGGAGTCGGCCTGGTTCGCCTCCTACGCGCCCTCGGACGACCCCAGGTTCGCTGTCGTGGCCCTGATCTCGCAGGGCGGAACCGGCGGAACGAACGCCGCCCCGGTCGCCCGGGAGATCTACGACGGTATCTACGGGTTCGGGGCACCGGACGGCTCCGAGGGCGACGAGGACGACGGCGGCGGAGGGGGAGAGCCCGCCCTGCCCGACGGGGAGCCTCCCGAGAAGCTGCCCGATGTCGAGGCGGGTTCTCCCGCGGCATCCGAGTCCGACTGA
- a CDS encoding TIGR03936 family radical SAM-associated protein → MRFASHRDIARALERALRRAELPVAFSAGFTPHPRISYNGAAPTGVASEAEYFDLSLTEYRDPQYVRVLLDSALPEGVDAVEAAQAGAENLADRLQASVWTVEMPGVTLEGATEAVAAFRAADTVEVERLTKKGRRRFDTRAAVVHLEVDRRATTDQQKTCAILRMVVRHTTPAVRPNDVVTGLRHVAGLAPLSSPRMTRLAQGPLDDASAVVTDPFAAENAAAQGTGREEAAPGRDTAEVDTAGDPHRPAQLARSSHHE, encoded by the coding sequence ATGCGGTTCGCGAGCCATCGCGACATCGCCCGGGCGCTGGAACGGGCGCTCCGCCGTGCGGAGCTGCCTGTGGCGTTCTCAGCGGGGTTCACGCCGCACCCGAGGATCTCCTACAACGGCGCCGCCCCGACAGGGGTGGCCAGCGAGGCGGAGTACTTCGATCTCAGCCTCACTGAGTACCGCGATCCGCAGTACGTGCGCGTCCTGTTGGACAGCGCCCTTCCCGAGGGGGTGGACGCGGTGGAGGCCGCGCAGGCGGGAGCGGAGAATCTCGCTGACCGGCTGCAGGCCTCGGTATGGACGGTGGAAATGCCGGGCGTCACCCTCGAGGGCGCCACGGAGGCGGTAGCCGCGTTCCGCGCGGCTGACACCGTGGAAGTGGAGCGGCTCACCAAGAAGGGCCGCCGCCGCTTCGACACCCGTGCGGCCGTCGTCCATCTGGAGGTGGACAGGCGCGCCACAACGGACCAACAGAAAACATGTGCAATACTCCGAATGGTCGTACGGCACACAACACCCGCCGTTCGGCCGAATGATGTGGTGACCGGTCTTCGTCACGTGGCCGGCCTCGCGCCGCTGTCATCACCGCGTATGACCAGGCTGGCGCAGGGGCCACTCGACGACGCGTCGGCCGTGGTCACCGATCCGTTCGCTGCGGAGAACGCGGCCGCCCAGGGTACTGGACGGGAAGAGGCCGCTCCCGGCAGGGACACGGCAGAGGTGGACACGGCCGGGGACCCGCACCGACCGGCCCAGCTCGCGCGGAGTTCACACCATGAGTGA